The following are encoded together in the Streptomyces rapamycinicus NRRL 5491 genome:
- a CDS encoding alpha-1,4-glucan--maltose-1-phosphate maltosyltransferase, which produces MIGRIPILDIRPLIDCGRRPAKAVVDETFEVSATVFREGHDAVNANVVLRDPSGRSGPWTPMRELTPGTDRWGAEVTPGAPGRWTYTVEAWSDPIATWRQHARIKVPAGIDTDLVLEEGARLHERAAAGVPKNDGREAVLAAVDGLRDERRPVADRLAAALAPDVTEALDRHPLRELVSSSRPMPLQVDRERALFGSWYELFPRSEGAKVSEGRRPVSGTLRTAAERLPAIAAAGFDVVYLPPIHPIGTAFRKGPNNTLSAGPFDVGSPWAIGSADGGHDAIHPDLGTFEDFGHFVARARELRMEVALDFALQCSPDHPWVSQHPEWFHRRADGTIAYAENPPKKYQDIYPLAFDRDFRGLVRETERVLRFWMAHGVRIFRVDNPHTKPVVFWEKVLGDIHRSDPDVLFLSEAFTRPAMLNALGAVGFHQSYTYFTWRNTKQELTDYLTELSGDAAAWMRPNFFVNTPDILHAYLQEGGRPAFEVRAVLAATLSPAWGVYAGYELCESTPVRQGGEEYLDSEKYQLRPRDWAAAEREGRTITPLLARLNRVRRRHPALRRLRNLRFHHADNDSVIVYSKRAGDSCVVTVVNLDPHHTQEATVSLNMPELGLEWHESVPVRDELTGETYHWGRDNYVRLEPGRDLAPAHVLSLRPSSPIGGSPTT; this is translated from the coding sequence ATGATCGGTCGCATTCCCATTCTGGATATCCGCCCGCTGATCGACTGCGGCCGCCGCCCCGCCAAGGCGGTGGTGGACGAGACCTTCGAGGTCAGTGCCACCGTGTTCCGGGAAGGTCATGACGCGGTCAACGCCAATGTGGTCCTCCGGGATCCGTCCGGCCGCTCCGGCCCCTGGACCCCGATGCGTGAACTCACCCCCGGCACCGACCGCTGGGGCGCCGAGGTCACCCCCGGCGCGCCCGGCCGCTGGACGTACACGGTCGAGGCGTGGAGCGATCCGATCGCCACCTGGCGCCAGCACGCCCGCATCAAGGTCCCGGCCGGGATCGACACCGACCTGGTCCTGGAGGAGGGGGCCCGGCTGCATGAACGGGCCGCGGCCGGAGTGCCCAAGAACGACGGCCGGGAGGCGGTGCTGGCGGCCGTCGACGGGCTGCGCGACGAGCGCCGCCCGGTGGCCGACCGGCTCGCCGCCGCCCTCGCGCCCGATGTGACCGAGGCCCTCGACCGCCACCCGCTGCGGGAGTTGGTCAGCTCCTCGCGCCCCATGCCGCTCCAGGTGGACCGGGAGCGCGCGCTGTTCGGCTCCTGGTACGAGCTCTTCCCGCGCTCGGAGGGCGCCAAGGTGTCCGAGGGGCGGCGGCCGGTCAGCGGCACCCTGCGCACCGCCGCCGAGCGGCTGCCCGCGATCGCCGCCGCGGGCTTCGACGTGGTCTATCTGCCGCCGATCCACCCCATCGGCACCGCCTTCCGCAAGGGCCCCAACAACACGCTCTCCGCGGGCCCCTTCGACGTGGGCTCGCCCTGGGCCATCGGCTCGGCCGACGGCGGCCATGACGCGATCCACCCCGACCTCGGCACCTTCGAGGACTTCGGCCACTTCGTGGCGCGCGCCCGGGAGCTGCGCATGGAGGTGGCGCTGGACTTCGCGCTCCAGTGCTCCCCGGACCACCCCTGGGTCTCCCAGCACCCCGAGTGGTTCCACCGGCGCGCCGACGGCACCATCGCGTACGCCGAGAACCCGCCCAAGAAGTACCAGGACATCTATCCGCTCGCCTTCGACCGGGACTTCCGCGGCCTGGTGCGGGAGACCGAGCGGGTGCTGCGCTTCTGGATGGCGCACGGGGTGCGGATCTTCCGGGTGGACAATCCGCACACCAAGCCGGTGGTCTTCTGGGAGAAGGTGCTCGGCGACATCCACCGCTCCGACCCCGATGTCCTCTTCCTCTCCGAGGCGTTCACCCGCCCGGCGATGCTGAACGCCCTGGGCGCGGTCGGCTTCCACCAGTCGTACACCTACTTCACCTGGCGGAACACCAAGCAGGAGCTCACCGACTACCTCACCGAGCTGTCGGGGGACGCGGCCGCCTGGATGCGGCCCAACTTCTTCGTCAACACCCCCGACATCCTGCACGCCTACCTCCAGGAGGGCGGCCGCCCCGCCTTCGAGGTGCGGGCCGTGCTCGCCGCCACCCTCTCCCCCGCCTGGGGCGTCTACGCGGGCTACGAGCTGTGCGAGTCCACCCCGGTGCGGCAGGGCGGCGAGGAGTACCTGGACTCGGAGAAGTACCAGCTGCGGCCGCGCGACTGGGCGGCGGCCGAGCGCGAGGGAAGAACGATCACCCCGCTGCTGGCCCGGCTGAACCGGGTGCGCCGCCGCCATCCCGCCCTGCGCCGGCTGCGCAACCTCAGATTCCACCACGCCGACAACGATTCCGTCATCGTCTACTCCAAGCGCGCGGGCGACTCGTGTGTGGTCACGGTCGTCAACCTCGACCCTCACCACACCCAGGAGGCGACGGTCTCGTTGAACATGCCGGAACTCGGCCTCGAGTGGCATGAGTCCGTCCCGGTGCGCGACGAGCTCACCGGCGAGACCTATCACTGGGGCAGGGACAACTATGTGCGCCTGGAGCCGGGGCGGGATTTGGCTCCGGCGCATGTGCTGTCCCTGCGACCGTCCTCACCGATCGGAGGGTCACCCACAACATGA
- a CDS encoding maltokinase N-terminal cap-like domain-containing protein, with the protein MPEAPLSRGAHHPPTAVPRDQPPPAAARTAGAAGPPGLLTSLAPLLAEWLPRQRWFAGKGRPVSGFALVSATELLPWRASGGTPGLLHLLVRAQQPEPPGHRHGFGCGHRRGAAASDCYQLLLGARPALPPPLAPALIGRPSGGPLDGQTVYEALADPRLTTLLLERLRMPGRLGPLRFVREPSSAIPSALAPRVMTAEQSNSSVVYGDTFILKLFRRVSPGTNPDLELPLALARTGCPRVPAPAAWFEAEPPAEGAGPRPEPFTLGVLQPFLAGSRDGWQLALDALAADGDFTGAARALGHATAEVHLAMARALPISVLRRPQIEHLAAAMSERLDSAAAAVPALQPYRTALHGAYEDLAALGRAGRTWAAQRIHGDLHLGQALRTGNGGDGGGGGRWSLIDFEGEPSRPLAERRRPQPPVRDIAGMLRSFDYAAAVGRHEHPQVWAGRTRAAYCAGYAEASGTDPRAEPELLRAHETDKAVYEVLYEARHRPDWLSVPMTAIHRLAATRA; encoded by the coding sequence ATGCCGGAAGCTCCGCTCTCCCGGGGGGCACACCACCCGCCGACCGCCGTACCGCGGGACCAGCCCCCACCGGCCGCGGCCCGCACCGCCGGGGCCGCGGGCCCGCCCGGGCTGCTCACCTCGCTCGCGCCGCTGCTCGCCGAGTGGCTGCCCCGGCAGCGCTGGTTCGCGGGCAAGGGCCGCCCCGTCAGCGGCTTCGCGCTGGTCTCCGCGACCGAGCTGCTGCCGTGGCGGGCGAGCGGCGGCACGCCCGGGCTGCTCCATCTGCTGGTCCGCGCCCAGCAGCCGGAGCCGCCCGGCCACCGGCACGGCTTCGGCTGCGGCCACCGGCGCGGGGCGGCGGCCAGCGACTGCTACCAGTTGCTGCTCGGGGCGCGCCCCGCCCTGCCGCCGCCGCTCGCCCCCGCGCTCATCGGCCGGCCCAGCGGCGGGCCGCTGGACGGGCAGACGGTGTACGAGGCGCTGGCCGACCCCCGGCTCACCACGCTGCTGCTGGAGCGGCTGCGGATGCCCGGACGGCTCGGTCCGCTGCGCTTCGTACGGGAGCCGTCCAGCGCCATCCCGTCCGCACTCGCGCCCCGGGTGATGACCGCGGAGCAGTCCAACTCCTCGGTGGTTTACGGCGATACGTTTATTCTCAAGCTCTTCCGGCGGGTCAGCCCCGGCACCAACCCGGACCTCGAACTCCCCCTCGCGCTGGCCCGCACCGGCTGCCCCCGGGTGCCCGCGCCCGCCGCCTGGTTCGAGGCCGAGCCCCCGGCCGAGGGCGCCGGGCCACGGCCGGAGCCGTTCACCCTGGGGGTGCTCCAGCCCTTCCTGGCCGGTTCCCGGGACGGCTGGCAGCTGGCGCTGGACGCCCTGGCCGCCGACGGCGACTTCACCGGCGCCGCCCGCGCGCTGGGGCACGCGACCGCCGAGGTGCATCTGGCGATGGCCCGCGCACTGCCCATCTCCGTGCTGCGCCGCCCGCAGATCGAGCACCTCGCCGCCGCCATGAGCGAACGGCTCGACTCGGCCGCCGCCGCGGTGCCCGCCCTCCAGCCGTACCGCACCGCGCTGCACGGCGCGTACGAGGATCTGGCCGCGCTGGGGCGCGCGGGCCGCACCTGGGCGGCCCAGCGCATCCACGGCGATCTGCACCTGGGGCAGGCGCTGCGCACGGGAAACGGCGGGGACGGAGGCGGCGGCGGGCGGTGGTCACTCATCGACTTCGAGGGCGAACCGTCCCGTCCGCTGGCCGAGCGGCGCCGCCCGCAGCCGCCGGTGCGCGACATCGCGGGCATGCTGCGGTCCTTCGACTACGCGGCGGCCGTGGGACGCCATGAGCACCCGCAGGTGTGGGCGGGCCGCACCCGCGCCGCGTACTGCGCGGGCTACGCGGAGGCGTCCGGCACCGATCCGCGCGCCGAACCGGAGCTGCTGCGCGCCCACGAGACCGACAAGGCCGTCTACGAGGTGCTCTACGAGGCGCGGCACCGCCCCGACTGGCTGTCCGTCCCGATGACGGCGATCCACCGCCTGGCCGCCACCCGCGCCTGA
- the glgB gene encoding 1,4-alpha-glucan branching enzyme has protein sequence MRAAPALGDEERRRLLAGAHHDPHAVLGAHPVPGGVLFRALRPYARSVTVAAAGLRARLRAEGDGLFSGVLPLREVPDYRLLVAYEDAELELHDPYRFLPAIGELDLHLIGEGRHEELWRALGARPMTHQGVAGTRFTVWAPNALGVRLTGDFTYWDGTALPMRSLGGSGVWELFLPGVGEGALYKFEIARPDGGHSLRADPMARRTECPPATASVVHASHHAWGDEAWLARRKSGRVHELPFSVYEVHLPSWRPGLTYRQLAEQLPAYVRDLGFTHVELMPVAEHPFGGSWGYQVTGFYAPTARLGTPDDFKYLVDALHRAGIGVIVDWVPAHFPKDAWALAEFDGRPLYEPADPLRAAHPDWGTLEFDYGRTEVRNFLVANAVYWCEEFHIDGLRVDAVASMLYLDYSREPGQWTPNAHGGRENLDAVAFLQEMNATVYRRCPGVVTIAEESTAWDGVTRATHHVGPSGFGGLGFGLKWNMGWMHDSLAYLAHEPVHRAYHHHEMTFSMVYAYSENYVLPISHDEVVHGKRALVSKMPGDWWQRRATHRAYLGFMWAHPGKQLLFMGQEFAQGAEWSEAHGPDWWLLDPSYSAEPDHRGVRDLVRDLNQAYAATPALWQRDTDPEGFSWVEGDAREDNVFAFLRYDAEGSPLLAISNFSPVVRHEYRVGAPDAVPVWREVLNTDDRRYGGGGVVNAEPLKAEPTGWHGRPASILPVLPPLGTIWLRPA, from the coding sequence GTGCGGGCCGCGCCCGCGCTGGGGGACGAGGAGCGGCGGCGGCTGCTGGCCGGGGCGCATCACGATCCGCACGCGGTGCTCGGCGCCCACCCCGTGCCGGGCGGGGTGCTGTTCCGGGCCCTGCGCCCGTACGCCCGGTCGGTGACCGTCGCCGCCGCCGGGCTGCGCGCCCGGCTGCGGGCCGAGGGGGACGGGCTGTTCTCCGGGGTGCTGCCGCTGCGGGAGGTCCCGGACTACCGGCTGCTGGTGGCGTACGAGGACGCCGAGCTGGAGCTGCACGACCCGTACCGCTTCCTGCCCGCCATCGGCGAGCTCGATCTGCACCTCATCGGCGAGGGCCGCCACGAGGAGCTGTGGCGGGCGCTCGGCGCACGGCCGATGACCCACCAGGGGGTGGCGGGCACCCGCTTCACCGTATGGGCGCCCAATGCCCTCGGGGTGCGGCTGACCGGCGACTTCACCTACTGGGACGGCACCGCGCTGCCGATGCGCTCGCTCGGCGGCAGCGGCGTGTGGGAGCTGTTCCTGCCCGGCGTCGGCGAGGGCGCGCTCTACAAGTTCGAGATCGCCCGGCCCGACGGCGGCCACTCGCTGCGCGCCGATCCGATGGCGCGGCGTACCGAGTGCCCGCCCGCCACCGCCTCCGTCGTCCACGCCTCGCACCACGCCTGGGGCGATGAGGCGTGGCTGGCGCGGCGGAAGAGCGGACGCGTCCATGAGCTGCCGTTCTCCGTCTACGAGGTGCATCTGCCGTCCTGGCGGCCGGGGCTGACCTACCGGCAGCTCGCCGAGCAGCTCCCGGCGTACGTCAGGGACCTGGGCTTCACCCATGTCGAGCTGATGCCGGTGGCCGAGCACCCCTTCGGTGGCTCCTGGGGCTACCAGGTGACCGGCTTCTACGCGCCCACGGCCCGGCTCGGCACCCCCGACGACTTCAAGTACCTGGTGGACGCGTTGCACCGGGCGGGCATCGGGGTCATCGTGGACTGGGTGCCCGCGCACTTCCCGAAGGACGCCTGGGCGCTGGCGGAGTTCGACGGCCGTCCGCTGTACGAGCCCGCCGATCCGCTGCGGGCCGCGCACCCCGACTGGGGCACGCTGGAGTTCGACTACGGGCGCACGGAAGTGCGCAACTTCCTGGTGGCGAACGCGGTCTACTGGTGCGAGGAGTTCCACATCGACGGTCTGCGCGTGGACGCCGTCGCCTCCATGCTCTACCTCGACTACTCCCGCGAGCCGGGCCAGTGGACGCCCAACGCGCACGGCGGCCGGGAGAACCTGGACGCGGTCGCCTTCCTCCAGGAGATGAACGCGACCGTCTACCGCCGCTGTCCGGGCGTGGTCACCATCGCCGAGGAGTCGACCGCGTGGGACGGGGTCACCCGCGCCACCCACCATGTGGGCCCCAGCGGCTTCGGCGGCCTCGGTTTCGGGCTGAAGTGGAACATGGGGTGGATGCACGACTCGCTGGCCTATCTCGCGCACGAGCCGGTGCACCGCGCCTATCACCACCACGAGATGACGTTCTCGATGGTGTACGCGTACAGCGAGAACTATGTGCTGCCGATCTCGCACGACGAGGTGGTGCACGGCAAGCGGGCCCTGGTGTCGAAGATGCCCGGCGACTGGTGGCAGCGGCGCGCCACCCACCGCGCCTACCTCGGCTTCATGTGGGCCCACCCGGGCAAGCAACTGCTGTTCATGGGCCAGGAGTTCGCGCAGGGCGCCGAGTGGTCGGAGGCGCACGGTCCGGACTGGTGGCTGCTGGACCCGTCGTACTCCGCCGAGCCCGACCACCGGGGCGTCCGCGATCTGGTCCGCGACCTCAACCAGGCCTACGCGGCCACGCCCGCGCTGTGGCAGCGGGACACCGATCCCGAGGGCTTCTCCTGGGTGGAGGGCGACGCCCGCGAGGACAATGTCTTCGCCTTCCTCCGCTACGACGCCGAGGGCTCCCCGCTGCTGGCCATCAGCAACTTCTCCCCGGTGGTCCGCCATGAGTACCGCGTCGGGGCGCCGGATGCGGTGCCGGTGTGGCGCGAGGTGCTGAACACCGACGACCGGCGCTACGGCGGCGGTGGCGTGGTCAACGCCGAGCCGCTGAAGGCCGAGCCCACGGGGTGGCACGGCCGTCCGGCCTCCATCCTGCCGGTGCTGCCGCCGCTGGGGACGATCTGGCTGCGGCCCGCCTGA
- a CDS encoding AfsR/SARP family transcriptional regulator, whose protein sequence is MGPVGIWQGERPLGPTAAQQRSVLAMLLMASGRVVSVDRLVLAVWGEDPPGSARNAVQVQISKLRRILSALPGAELTTSAKGYSLTAAREQVDLHRFRDLVRAAREAPKDAVAAGEPEAAEARAGELLRAALQLWRGPALADVAGGWLPETLGAGLEEERRAAVEECAAIDLRSGRHHEAAAELSALVAEHPLRERSVALLMEALRRCGRRADALALFRSTRRRYVEELGIEPGDELQRLHRQALEDSRDGRDGRDGQEGRDGRSVDPSGPSGGYGSAPAAPTPPDAAPAPASAPVPAPEPAPEGAPPADEAPGLATEPAAEPSGMPATAPAQITAVTAVPQQLPSDVTHFTGRERELAGLDALLPTGTGEGDGGGGGRASTAARITVIAGSGGLGKTTLAVHWAHRVRDRFPDGQLYVNLRGFGPTDSAMTVAEAVRGFLDAFQVPAHRIPATLEAQTALYRSLLADRRMLILLDNARDAEQVRPLLPGSPGCLVVLTSRNELTSLVVAEQAQPLPLDLLDRDEARELLSSRVGAERVAAEPEAVEEVITVCAGLPLALAIVAARAATHPRFGLEALAGELRDARGSLDAFEGGDATTDVRAVFSWSYHTLGADAARLFRLLGVHPGPDIAAPAAASLVGIPVPQARRLLIQLTRAHLITERAPGQYGFHDLLRAYAMELTQAYDAREERRTALHRMLDHYLHTAVAAGRAFTPHREPITVEPVRPGVSVGEFAGHGQALLWFIVTYPALMAALQEAAEAGFETHTWQLAWSLTEFLDQRGHWHDQRTVHRIALGSAHRIRDLAGQAHSCYALGLADLRMGRYDRARGHLVRALNLYGETGNAVGQALAHGALNLASEREGRHDEGLHHALRALKLYRAAGHRSGEAYALNNVGWAYAMLGDFQQTLVHCEKALTMLRQAGDRRGESAAWDSLGYAHQHVGDHQQAISCYRHAVDLRRGRGERVREAESLHRLGSAQLAAGDRAGARRSWQRALTRFDSLGHPDAHRVRDGLTGLGGADG, encoded by the coding sequence TTGGGACCGGTCGGAATATGGCAGGGCGAGCGTCCGCTGGGGCCGACCGCCGCACAACAGCGGTCCGTTCTGGCGATGCTGCTGATGGCCTCCGGCCGCGTGGTGTCCGTCGACAGGCTGGTGTTGGCAGTATGGGGCGAGGACCCGCCGGGGTCCGCGCGAAACGCCGTACAGGTACAGATTTCCAAGCTGCGGCGGATCCTGTCCGCCCTGCCCGGGGCCGAGTTGACGACATCGGCGAAGGGCTATTCCCTTACCGCCGCGCGTGAGCAGGTCGATCTGCACCGGTTCCGCGATCTGGTGCGGGCCGCGCGGGAGGCTCCCAAGGACGCCGTGGCCGCCGGGGAGCCCGAGGCCGCCGAGGCCCGGGCCGGGGAGCTGCTGCGCGCCGCGCTCCAGCTGTGGCGCGGGCCAGCGCTGGCGGATGTCGCGGGCGGCTGGCTGCCCGAGACCCTGGGTGCCGGTCTGGAGGAGGAGCGGCGTGCGGCGGTCGAGGAGTGCGCCGCGATCGATCTGCGCTCCGGACGCCACCACGAAGCCGCCGCCGAGCTGTCCGCCCTGGTGGCCGAACACCCCTTGCGGGAACGCTCGGTGGCGCTGCTGATGGAGGCGCTGCGGCGCTGTGGCAGGCGGGCCGACGCGCTCGCGCTGTTCCGCTCCACCCGCCGGAGGTACGTGGAGGAGCTGGGCATCGAGCCCGGCGACGAACTGCAGCGGCTCCACCGGCAGGCGCTCGAGGACAGCCGGGACGGCAGGGACGGCAGGGACGGCCAAGAGGGCAGGGACGGCCGCTCCGTGGATCCCTCCGGGCCGTCCGGCGGGTACGGGAGCGCGCCCGCGGCGCCCACGCCGCCCGACGCGGCGCCCGCCCCGGCCTCCGCGCCTGTCCCGGCCCCGGAGCCCGCCCCGGAGGGCGCCCCGCCCGCCGACGAAGCCCCCGGGCTCGCCACCGAACCCGCCGCCGAGCCCTCGGGCATGCCCGCCACCGCCCCCGCCCAGATCACCGCCGTCACCGCCGTACCCCAGCAACTCCCCTCCGACGTCACCCACTTCACCGGCCGCGAGCGCGAACTGGCCGGACTGGACGCCCTGCTGCCCACGGGCACGGGCGAGGGCGATGGCGGGGGCGGCGGACGGGCGTCCACGGCCGCGAGGATCACCGTGATCGCGGGCAGCGGCGGCCTCGGCAAGACGACCCTCGCGGTGCACTGGGCCCACCGCGTCCGCGACCGGTTCCCCGACGGCCAGCTCTATGTGAATCTGCGCGGCTTCGGCCCCACCGACTCGGCCATGACCGTCGCCGAGGCCGTACGGGGCTTCCTGGACGCCTTCCAGGTGCCCGCCCACCGGATCCCCGCGACCCTGGAGGCGCAGACCGCGCTGTACCGCAGCCTGCTGGCCGACCGCCGGATGCTGATCCTGCTCGACAACGCCCGGGACGCCGAGCAGGTGCGGCCCCTGCTGCCCGGTTCCCCCGGCTGTCTGGTGGTGCTGACCAGCCGTAACGAGCTCACCAGCCTGGTCGTCGCCGAGCAGGCCCAGCCGCTGCCGCTGGATCTGCTCGACCGCGACGAGGCGCGCGAACTGCTGAGCAGCCGGGTCGGCGCCGAGCGGGTGGCCGCCGAACCCGAGGCCGTGGAGGAGGTCATCACGGTGTGCGCCGGGCTGCCGCTCGCGCTCGCCATCGTGGCCGCCCGCGCCGCCACCCACCCCCGTTTCGGCCTGGAGGCGCTCGCCGGGGAGCTGCGCGACGCCCGCGGCAGCCTCGACGCGTTCGAGGGCGGGGACGCCACCACCGATGTCCGGGCCGTCTTCTCCTGGTCGTACCACACCCTGGGCGCCGACGCCGCCCGGCTGTTCCGGCTGCTGGGCGTACACCCCGGCCCCGACATCGCGGCCCCCGCCGCCGCCAGCCTGGTGGGGATCCCGGTGCCACAGGCCCGCCGGCTGCTGATCCAGCTGACCCGGGCGCATCTGATCACCGAGCGCGCCCCCGGTCAGTACGGCTTCCACGATCTGCTGCGCGCCTACGCCATGGAGCTCACCCAGGCGTACGACGCGCGGGAGGAGCGCCGCACCGCGCTGCACCGGATGCTCGACCACTATCTGCACACCGCCGTGGCCGCCGGGAGGGCCTTCACCCCGCACCGGGAGCCGATCACGGTCGAGCCGGTCCGGCCCGGTGTCAGCGTCGGCGAGTTCGCGGGGCACGGCCAGGCGCTGCTCTGGTTCATCGTCACCTACCCGGCGCTGATGGCGGCCCTTCAGGAGGCCGCGGAGGCCGGATTCGAGACCCACACCTGGCAACTGGCCTGGTCGCTCACGGAGTTCCTGGACCAGCGCGGCCACTGGCACGACCAGCGCACCGTGCACCGGATCGCCCTGGGCTCGGCCCACCGCATCCGCGACCTCGCCGGTCAGGCCCACTCCTGCTATGCCCTGGGCCTCGCCGATCTGCGGATGGGGCGCTACGACCGGGCCCGCGGCCATCTGGTGCGCGCCCTGAACCTGTACGGCGAGACCGGCAACGCCGTCGGCCAGGCCCTGGCCCATGGTGCGCTCAACCTCGCCAGCGAGCGGGAGGGGCGCCATGACGAGGGGCTGCACCACGCGCTGCGCGCCCTGAAGCTGTACCGGGCGGCGGGTCACCGCAGCGGCGAGGCGTACGCCCTGAACAACGTCGGCTGGGCGTACGCCATGCTGGGCGACTTCCAGCAGACCCTCGTCCACTGCGAGAAGGCGCTGACCATGCTGCGGCAGGCGGGGGACAGGCGCGGGGAGTCCGCCGCCTGGGACAGCCTCGGCTACGCCCATCAGCACGTCGGCGACCACCAGCAGGCCATCAGCTGCTACCGGCACGCGGTGGACCTGCGGCGCGGCCGGGGCGAGCGGGTCCGGGAGGCCGAGTCCCTGCACCGGCTCGGCAGCGCCCAGCTCGCCGCCGGGGACCGGGCCGGGGCCCGCCGCAGCTGGCAGCGGGCCCTGACCCGGTTCGACTCCCTCGGCCACCCCGACGCCCACCGGGTCCGGGACGGCCTCACCGGGCTGGGCGGGGCCGACGGCTGA
- the treS gene encoding maltose alpha-D-glucosyltransferase, producing MIVNEPVPDTFEDTPAGDRDPDWFKRAVFYEVLVRSFQDSNGDGVGDLKGLTAKLDYLQWLGVDCLWLPPFFASPLRDGGYDVSDYTAVLPEFGDLADFVEFVDAAHQRGMRVIIDFVMNHTSDQHPWFQESRGDPDGPYGDYYVWADDDKQYQDARIIFVDTETSNWTFDPVRKQYYWHRFFSHQPDLNFENPAVQEEVLAALRFWLDLGIDGFRLDAVPYLYAEEGTDCENLPRTHEMLRRVRAEIDAHYPDTVLLAEANQWPEDVVDYFGDFSAGGDECHMAFHFPVMPRIFMAVRRESRYPVSEILAKTPAIPSGCQWGIFLRNHDELTLEMVTDEERDYMYAEYAKDPRMRANIGIRRRLAPLLDNDRNQIELFTALLLSLPGSPILYYGDEIGMGDNIWLGDRDAVRTPMQWTPDRNAGFSSCDPGRLFLPTIMDPVYGYQVTNVEAAMSSPSSLLHWTRRMIEIRKQNPAFGLGSFTELPSSNPAVLAFLREAPRTRDGEDDLVLCVNNFSRFAQPTELDLQSFAGRHPVELIGGVRFPAIGELPYLLTLAGHGFYWFRLRRSEVVGHWADRVG from the coding sequence ATGATCGTCAACGAGCCCGTACCGGACACGTTCGAGGACACGCCCGCGGGTGACCGCGATCCCGACTGGTTCAAGCGCGCGGTCTTCTACGAGGTCCTGGTCCGCTCCTTCCAGGACAGCAACGGCGACGGCGTCGGCGACCTCAAGGGCCTGACGGCCAAACTGGACTATCTGCAGTGGCTGGGCGTGGACTGCCTGTGGCTGCCGCCGTTCTTCGCCTCACCGCTGCGCGACGGCGGCTATGACGTCTCGGACTACACCGCCGTACTGCCGGAGTTCGGGGATCTCGCGGACTTCGTGGAGTTCGTCGACGCCGCTCATCAGCGCGGGATGCGCGTGATCATTGACTTTGTCATGAACCACACGAGTGATCAGCATCCGTGGTTCCAGGAGTCCCGCGGCGACCCGGACGGACCGTACGGCGACTACTACGTCTGGGCCGACGACGACAAGCAGTACCAGGACGCGCGGATCATCTTCGTCGACACCGAGACCTCCAACTGGACCTTTGATCCAGTACGCAAGCAGTACTACTGGCACCGCTTCTTCTCGCACCAGCCGGACCTCAACTTCGAGAACCCCGCCGTCCAGGAGGAGGTACTGGCCGCCCTGCGCTTCTGGCTGGACCTGGGCATCGACGGATTCCGGCTCGACGCCGTCCCATATCTGTACGCCGAGGAGGGCACCGACTGCGAGAACCTGCCCCGGACACATGAGATGCTCAGGCGCGTCCGGGCCGAGATCGACGCCCACTATCCGGACACCGTGCTGCTGGCCGAGGCCAACCAGTGGCCGGAGGACGTCGTCGACTACTTCGGCGACTTCTCGGCGGGCGGCGACGAATGCCATATGGCCTTCCACTTCCCGGTGATGCCGCGCATCTTCATGGCGGTGCGGCGCGAGTCCCGCTACCCGGTCTCGGAGATCCTCGCCAAGACCCCCGCCATCCCCTCCGGCTGTCAGTGGGGCATCTTCCTGCGCAACCACGACGAGCTGACGCTGGAGATGGTCACCGACGAAGAGCGCGACTACATGTACGCGGAGTACGCCAAGGATCCGAGGATGCGCGCCAACATCGGCATCCGCAGACGGCTGGCGCCCCTGCTGGACAACGACCGCAACCAGATCGAGCTGTTCACCGCGCTGCTGCTGTCCCTGCCCGGCTCGCCGATCCTCTACTACGGCGACGAGATCGGCATGGGCGACAACATCTGGCTCGGCGACCGCGACGCCGTGCGCACCCCCATGCAGTGGACCCCCGACCGGAACGCGGGCTTCTCCTCCTGCGATCCGGGGCGGCTGTTCCTGCCGACCATCATGGACCCGGTCTACGGCTATCAGGTCACCAATGTCGAGGCGGCCATGAGCAGCCCGTCCTCGCTGCTGCACTGGACCCGCCGGATGATCGAGATCCGTAAGCAGAACCCCGCCTTCGGACTCGGCTCCTTCACCGAACTGCCCTCCTCCAACCCGGCCGTCCTCGCCTTCCTGCGCGAGGCCCCGAGGACCCGGGACGGTGAGGACGACCTGGTGCTGTGCGTGAACAACTTCTCGCGCTTCGCCCAGCCCACCGAGCTGGACCTGCAGTCCTTCGCCGGCCGCCATCCGGTCGAGCTGATCGGCGGGGTCCGCTTCCCGGCCATCGGCGAGCTGCCGTATCTGCTCACCCTGGCCGGGCACGGGTTCTACTGGTTCCGGCTGCGGCGCAGTGAGGTAGTGGGGCACTGGGCCGACCGCGTCGGCTGA